A window from Clupea harengus chromosome 14, Ch_v2.0.2, whole genome shotgun sequence encodes these proteins:
- the mrpl33 gene encoding 39S ribosomal protein L33, mitochondrial, whose amino-acid sequence MTMFLTTVNLAKSKSKTILVQMMSAAGTGFSLNAKRGRLREKMVLRKHDPIVNKHVLFFEKKKIRSL is encoded by the exons ATGACAATGTTTCTGACAACTGTTAACT TGGCTAAAAGCAAATCAAA GACCATCCTGGTGCAGATGATGAGTGCCGCTGGAACAGGTTTCTCTCTCAATGCTAAAAGAGGTCGCCTGCGGGAAAAAATGGTCTTGCGCAAACATGACCCCATTG TCAATAAGCACGTACTTTTCTTTGAAAAGAAGAAGATCCGATCCCTGTAA
- the LOC105909478 gene encoding kanadaptin has translation MERDEKLEMDFNDKETNMSNSSGTMGELKGENATDTENRDGPFKKPATFAAPSVAGKRGNICSDKEASVSGSQVVSVFENVKKNHGPHDDQESHSTGDALRENVSPEIGETTSDGCNNISDGGTSSSLSALAIQCVKQKHKIPPPGKFKPNPPLPYTEPLWGGVAEIPYALEILKNGSIVDSVPLTQQGYFVVGRLPQCDIALEHPSISRYHAVLQYRGQSGEVGEVGEETGFYIYDLSSTHGTFVNKNKIPPKTYIRLKVGHVLKFGVSTRLFILQGPEADEETESEFSITQLRERAKKQQELQKKMMGDGSDEEEEEKDGEKAVRSSGRSNTDDAGCSWGMGDEAAPEDENEENPFATEFQEDQEAAYLKDPKKALQGFYDREGEELEFEYEEKTHGSWLCRISLPVDDVNGKQLVAEVTHTGKKKEAAIQCSLEACRILEARGLLRQEAISRKRKKKNWEDEDFYDSDDDAFLDRTGTVEKKRKERMKRLGKVDDRPDSYETLTLKLAEVEREITETEIKLNSSGKSGAKTSSDDPLDAFMNVVCSESKLDGVERKKLHIHMAELRKEAQRLHRLVDLTRPTQLPSLQTCGSSSNQEKPKKATFPMFGAMKGGSKFRLKTGTIGKVPPKRANLPPELFNMKEMLPGAAEEEEEDMEEDPQDNLSIVRGDHETNDMPMSDRVEKEHHHNPEDTIRPDPDSEKEDLEAPRKQIPKKNKGKVIGPSRPSSTLSAKYPEDDPDYCVWVPPAGQSGDGKTHLNDKYGY, from the exons ATGGAAAGAGACGAAAAGCTAGAAATGGATTTTAACGATAAAGAGACAAACATGAGTAATAGCAGTGGTACCATGGGTGAGTTGAAAGGCGAGAATGCTACCGATACCGAAAACAGAGATGGTCCTTTTAAGAAACCTGCTACATTCGCAGCTCCATCCGTGGCGGGCAAAAGAGGGAACATTTGCTCAGATAAGGAGGCCTCCGTTTCAGGCAGTCAAGTTGTTTCAGTATTCGAGAATGTGAAAAAGAACCATGGACCACATGATGATCAGGAATCACATTCTACAGGCGATGCCTTGAGGGAGAATGTGTCTCCTGAAATTGGAGAAACAACTTCTGATGGCTGTAACAACATTTCAGATGGAGGCACCAGTAGTAGTTTATCTGCGCTAGCGATACAATGTGTCAAACAGAAACATAAAATTCCTCCCCCAGGTAAATTCAAACCAAACCCTCCACTTCCCTACACCGAGCCTCTTTGGGGAGGTGTTGCAGAGATACCATATGCACTAGAAATACTCAAAAACGGTTCAATTGTTGACTCTGTTCCACTTACTCAACAAGGCTATTTTGTAGTTGGACGCTTACCCCAGTGCGATATAGCCCTGGAACACCCATCAATCTCCCGTTACCACGCAGTTTTGCAGTACAGGGGGCAAAGCGGAGAAGTTGGAGAGGTTGGTGAAGAGACCGGTTTCTACATTTATGATTTGTCTAGTACACATGGCACCTTCGTCAACAAGAATAAAATACCTCCGAAAACCTACATCAGGCTAAAAGTAGGACATGTCCTGAAGTTTGGAGTTAGCACTCGACTCTTCATATTACAG GGTCCAGAAGCTGACGAAGAAACTGAGTCTGAATTTTCCATCAcgcaactgagagagagagccaagaaGCAGCAAGAACTTCAGAAGAAAATGATGGGTGATGGAtctgatgaggaggaagaagagaaggatggtGAAAAAGCTGTCAGAAGCTCAGGCAGGAGCAACACAGATGACGCTGGGTGTTCTTGGGGAATGG GAGACGAGGCAGCCCCAGAAGATGAAAATGAAGAGAACCCATTTGCAACAGAGTTCCAAGAGGACCAGGAGGCGGCCTACCTCAAAGATCCCAAGAAAGCACTTCAGGGCTTTTATGATCGTGAAG GGGAGGAGCTGGAGTTTGAATATGAGGAGAAAACCCACGGCTCTTGGCTTTGCAGAATCAG CCTGCCTGTGGATGACGTTAATGGCAAGCAACTGGTTGCTGAGGTAACTCACACAGGAAAAAAGAAGGAGGCAGCTATCCAGTGTTCCCTGGAGGCTTGCCGTATCCTGGAAGCCCGAGGTCTGCTCAGGCAAGAAGCAA TTTCccgcaagagaaaaaagaaaaactgggAGGATGAGGACTTTTATGATAGCGATGACGACGCCTTCCTGGATCGGACTGGCACTgtggaaaagaagaggaaagaacgCATGAAGAGACTAGGAAAGGTTGATGATCGGCCAGATTCCTATGAAACACTG ACCTTGAAGTTggctgaggtggagagagagataacagaaACAGAGATCAAACTCAACTCTTCAGGGAAAA GTGGTGCCAAGACTTCATCTGATGACCCCCTGGATGCCTTTATGAATGTGGTGTGTAGTGAGAGCAAGCTGGATGGAGTGGAAAGGAAGAAGCTGCATATTCATATGGCTGAGCTTCGCAAGGAGGCCCAGCGCCTGCACAGACTGGTGGATCTTACACGGCCCACTCAACTTCCCTCTCTGCAGACATG TGGAAGCTCATCGAACCAAGAGAAGCCAAAGAAAGCAACTTTCCCCATGTTTGGTGCCATGAAGGGAGGGAGCAAGTTCAGACTGAAAACTGGAACCATCGGG AAAGTGCCTCCAAAGCGAGCCAATCTCCCCCCTGAGCTCTTCAACATGAAGGAGATGCTCCCAGGGGCTgcggaggaggaagaagaggacatggaggaggaTCCGCAGGACAATT TGTCTATAGTAAGGGGAGATCATGAGACCAATGACATGCCTATGTCAGACAGAGTTGAGAAGGAACACCATCATAACCCAGAAGACACAATCAGGCCTGATCCAG ACTCTGAAAAAGAAGATTTGGAAGCACCAAGAAAACAAATTCCAAAGAAGAATAAAGGGAAGGTTATCGGCCCTTCCAGG CCCTCCAGTACCCTGTCAGCTAAGTACCCTGAGGATGACCCCGACTACTGTGTCTGGGTACCACCAGCAG GTCAGTCTGGGGATGGCAAGACCCATCTCAATGATAAGTACGGCTACTGA
- the supt7l gene encoding STAGA complex 65 subunit gamma, whose product MMRYWGEIPAVSAPPGRSSFDLLQREFRQVEMQDPPLHQPSAPRPRPTTMLDVPSEPCSLTIHTVQLCQHVRRLRSLVAAAQQPLASSTTDVQNTFKTEEGEPLPPRPPTPTMPDDLLPPDNKVPSLPFQLRHSNPESDFYKGKGEPVTELSWPSCRQLLYQSVATVLAHAGFELAQESVLETLTDLVHEHYLRLSCLLRVAVDREAQLGATPFPDVVEQVFHEVGIGSVLALQRFWQGRIKDYHNYMLQVSRELSEEYERVVNPEKALEDSKPMRVKDEPMTDIPFPVSEEPEADLASGDQALPIGVLGTSSERMAGGLDSENSPHVSGTAVSSSPLWHLPQVKMEPQDGEEGQVSGPLGTDVFEEGPMSTMSEAGVAQSPGGASDGSYGSNSPDSLMGSSPVFNQRCKKRMRKM is encoded by the exons ATGATGCGTTACTGGGGGGAGATCCCAGCCGTTTCGGCACCCCCGGGTCGAAGCTCCTTCGACTTGCTGCAGCGAGAGTTTCGTCAGGTCGAGATGCAGGACCCGCCTCTTCACCAGCCCTCTGCACCGCGCCCTCGTCCCACTACTATGCTTGATGTGCCTTCGGAACCGTGTAGCCTTACCATTCACACAGTTCAGCTCTGCCAGCACGTCCGCCGTCTTCGCAGTCTCGTTGCGGCTGCCCAACAGCCACTTGCATCCTCTACTACGGATGTTCAGAACACTTTCAAGACTGAGGAGGGGGAGCCATTACCTCCAAGGCCTCCCACACCAACCATGCCAGACGACCTGCTACCCCCAGACAATAAAGTCCCAAGCCTACCTTTCCAGCTTAggcatagcaacccagaaagcGACTTCTACAA GGGGAAAGGGGAGCCAGTGACGGAACTGAGTTGGCCCTCTTGTCGGCAGCTTCTGTACCAGTCTGTTGCTACAGTTCTTGCTCATGCTGGCTTTGAATTGGCCCAGGAGAGTGTACTGGAGACCCTTACAGACCTGGTGCATGAGCACTACCTGCGTCTGAGCTGTCTGCTTCGTGTTGCTGTTGACCGGGAGGCCCAGCTAGGTGCTACCCCATTCCCTGATGTGGTGGAGCAAGTGTTCCATGAGGTGGGCATTGGCAGTGTGCTGGCACTGCAGCGCTTCTGGCAGGGCCGCATCAAGGACTACCACAACTACATGCTTCAG GTCAGCAGAGAGCTTTCAGAAGAGTACGAGAGGGTTGTAAATCCAGAGAAGGCTCTAGAAGACTCCAAGCCCATGCGGGTCAAAGACGAGCCTATGACTGACATTCCTTTCCCTGTCAGTGAGGAGCCAGAGGCTGACTTGGCCTCAGGTGACCAGGCCCTGCCCATTGGTGTGCTGGGGACCTCTAGTGAGAGGATGGCAGGGGGGCTTGATTCAGAGAACTCTCCTCATGTTTCAG GTACGGCAGTCAGCAGCTCCCCCTTGTGGCACCTTCCTCAAGTCAAGATGGAGCCacaagatggagaggagggcCAGGTGTCGGGGCCTTTGGGGACTGATGTCTTTGAGGAAGGCCCTATGTCCACCATGAGTGAAGCTGGTGTAGCCCAATCCCCTGGAGGAGCCTCAGATGGCAGTTATGGTTCCAACTCACCAGACTCACTGATGGGCAGTTCACCTGTTTTTAACCAGAGATGTAAAAAGCGCATGAGGAAGATGTGA